A window of Formosa sp. Hel1_31_208 contains these coding sequences:
- a CDS encoding dihydrolipoamide acetyltransferase family protein translates to MSKVEFKMPKLGESITEAAIITWFKNVGDTIEEDEMLLEVATDKVDSEVPSNVTGVIEDILYEANDVIKIGATIAVINTDGEVSVSHKKDTKKTEAKPEVQKVEKTKTSKRPQPISTVPLNQLSLGNTNHFFSPLVVEIAKKHHISFEELARIPATGLEGRVRKSDIFQYIEDGRPYKFAQPVVQDPTVYRIPQLSFDKGKGKIIEMDRMRQMIADHMVYSKHTSPHVTAYVEADLTNMVNWRNANKVAFQEKYGERLTFTPLFVEAVAKAVKDFPNINASVDGNKIIVKENINIGMATALPSGNLIVPVVRDAESKDLKVLAADVNELANKARNNNLKADDIQGSTFTISNVGTFGSVMGTPIINQPEVAILALGIIKKRPEVITTEKGDEIAIRSMMYLSLSFDHRVVDGFLGGSFVRRVADYFEQFDVNREI, encoded by the coding sequence ATGTCGAAAGTTGAATTTAAAATGCCCAAATTGGGTGAAAGTATTACCGAAGCAGCCATTATTACTTGGTTTAAAAATGTTGGTGATACCATAGAAGAAGATGAAATGTTATTAGAGGTAGCAACAGATAAAGTAGATTCTGAGGTGCCTTCAAACGTTACTGGAGTTATTGAAGATATTTTGTACGAAGCAAATGATGTCATTAAAATAGGAGCAACTATAGCTGTTATAAATACGGATGGTGAAGTTTCAGTTTCTCATAAAAAGGATACAAAAAAAACAGAGGCTAAACCAGAAGTCCAGAAGGTTGAAAAAACAAAAACGTCTAAAAGACCTCAGCCGATTTCTACAGTGCCTTTGAATCAATTAAGCCTGGGGAATACCAATCATTTCTTTTCACCATTAGTTGTCGAAATTGCTAAAAAACATCACATAAGTTTTGAAGAATTGGCTAGAATTCCCGCTACAGGACTAGAGGGACGTGTGCGTAAGAGCGATATATTTCAATATATAGAAGATGGTCGACCATATAAATTTGCGCAACCAGTAGTTCAAGATCCTACGGTCTATCGCATTCCGCAGCTTTCATTCGATAAAGGAAAAGGGAAGATCATAGAAATGGATCGTATGCGCCAAATGATAGCTGATCATATGGTATATTCAAAACATACATCACCTCATGTAACAGCTTATGTTGAGGCTGATCTCACCAATATGGTCAACTGGAGGAATGCTAACAAAGTTGCTTTTCAAGAAAAATACGGTGAGCGATTAACATTCACCCCTTTATTTGTTGAAGCTGTAGCCAAAGCAGTAAAAGATTTTCCAAATATTAACGCCTCTGTTGATGGTAATAAAATTATTGTAAAGGAGAATATAAATATTGGTATGGCGACTGCATTACCAAGTGGGAATTTAATTGTTCCAGTTGTTAGAGATGCAGAATCGAAAGATTTGAAAGTTTTAGCAGCGGATGTCAATGAACTTGCTAATAAAGCCAGAAATAATAATTTAAAAGCAGACGATATTCAAGGGAGCACATTCACAATATCTAATGTTGGAACCTTCGGAAGCGTCATGGGCACTCCAATTATTAATCAGCCGGAAGTGGCTATTCTTGCATTGGGAATTATTAAAAAACGTCCAGAGGTAATCACTACAGAAAAAGGAGACGAAATTGCTATTAGAAGTATGATGTACTTATCCCTTTCTTTCGATCATCGTGTGGTTGATGGTTTTCTAGGTGGAAGTTTTGTTCGTCGTGTAGCAGATTATTTTGAGCAATTTGATGTGAATAGAGAAATATAA
- a CDS encoding transferase hexapeptide repeat family protein encodes MIYSFKGYTPVVHESSFVHPMAAVTGNVIIGKHCYIGPGAAIRGDWGQIILEDGVNVQENCTVHMFPGKSITLKESTHVGHGAIIHGANLGRNCLIGMNTVIMDDAEIGDECIVGAMAFVKAKTIIPMRSLVVGNPAKVIKEVSDEMIEWKTKGTQLYQQLPADCQESLKEVEPLREVPKHMEIQEDVYKTLRDFMKK; translated from the coding sequence ATGATTTACAGTTTCAAAGGCTATACACCCGTAGTTCATGAAAGCAGTTTTGTGCATCCTATGGCTGCAGTAACTGGAAATGTTATCATTGGAAAACATTGTTATATAGGTCCTGGTGCTGCCATTCGTGGAGATTGGGGGCAAATTATTTTAGAAGATGGCGTCAATGTTCAGGAGAACTGCACGGTACATATGTTTCCTGGAAAGTCAATTACCTTAAAAGAAAGTACTCATGTCGGTCACGGAGCCATTATTCATGGCGCTAATTTGGGTAGAAATTGTCTCATTGGAATGAATACCGTTATTATGGATGATGCTGAAATTGGAGATGAATGTATCGTTGGAGCTATGGCATTTGTGAAAGCAAAAACGATTATTCCAATGCGTAGCTTAGTAGTTGGTAATCCCGCTAAAGTGATTAAAGAAGTAAGTGATGAAATGATAGAATGGAAAACAAAAGGCACACAATTGTATCAACAATTACCAGCTGATTGTCAGGAGAGTTTAAAAGAAGTTGAGCCTTTAAGAGAGGTACCCAAACATATGGAAATACAAGAAGATGTTTACAAAACACTTCGTGATTTTATGAAAAAATAA
- a CDS encoding enoyl-CoA hydratase/isomerase family protein yields MTEAYVKQTIENEVGYIEFFHPAHNSLPGHVLAKLAQTITEAGQNDDIKVIVLKSGGDRTFCAGASFNELITINDPATGKVFFSGFANVINAMRQCPKFIIGRIQGKTVGGGVGLAASTDYCMATKFAAIKLSELNIGIGPFVVGPAIERKMGLSAMSQIAIDANSFYPAEWAKQKGLFTHVYESTEALDDAVKATAEHLCTYNTEAMMEMKKVFWKGTDDWDDLLAERAQTSGRLVLSEFTKEKLKGFK; encoded by the coding sequence ATGACAGAAGCATACGTTAAACAAACTATAGAAAACGAAGTAGGATACATTGAGTTTTTTCATCCTGCACACAACTCCTTACCAGGACATGTTTTAGCAAAACTAGCGCAGACGATAACTGAAGCTGGACAAAATGATGACATCAAAGTTATTGTTTTAAAAAGTGGAGGTGATCGAACGTTTTGTGCTGGAGCAAGTTTTAACGAACTCATCACTATTAATGATCCAGCCACTGGAAAAGTGTTTTTTTCTGGGTTTGCTAATGTGATTAACGCCATGCGTCAATGTCCGAAATTTATTATCGGACGCATCCAAGGCAAAACTGTTGGAGGTGGTGTAGGTTTAGCCGCTTCAACCGATTATTGTATGGCAACAAAATTTGCTGCTATCAAATTGAGTGAATTGAATATTGGCATCGGACCATTTGTTGTTGGCCCAGCCATTGAACGTAAAATGGGTTTAAGTGCGATGTCGCAAATTGCCATAGATGCTAATTCATTTTATCCCGCAGAATGGGCAAAACAAAAAGGTCTGTTTACACATGTCTATGAGAGTACAGAAGCATTAGACGATGCTGTAAAAGCAACAGCAGAACATTTATGTACCTATAATACAGAGGCGATGATGGAGATGAAAAAAGTGTTTTGGAAAGGAACAGATGATTGGGATGATTTATTAGCAGAACGTGCACAAACTAGTGGACGATTAGTGCTTTCAGAGTTCACAAAAGAGAAATTAAAAGGATTTAAATAA
- the paaZ gene encoding phenylacetic acid degradation bifunctional protein PaaZ: MEKIQHYVQGQWVSGKEEGTPILDAITGEAFTSIAIEGLDIPEILNYGRTQGGEKLRKMTFQERGNMLKTLALYLTKRKDAFYELSYRTGATKVDSWIDIEGGFGNLFANASLRKLFPNQPFHVEGDPIDLSRGGRFMAHHIMVPKKGVAVHINAFNFPVWGMLEKCAVNWMAGVPAVVLPAPSSSYLAEAVARTIIDSGILPEGALQIINGTVKSILDTVESQDVVTFTGSAATGRLLKAHPRLIQESVPFTMEADSLNASILGEDAIPGTPEFDLFIKEVRKEMTVKAGQKCTAIRRIIVPENLVEDVQISLGKALDKVTIGDPRLKEVRMGSLVSHQQVQAVRDSVNDLAKEAQIVYGDLDTIETIGADAKKGAFISPILLRTDHPFQNTVIHEREAFGPVSTIMPYKNLDEAITLAQMGKGSLVSSIATNDDKIAKDYVINAASHHGRILVLNRESAKESTGHGSPLPYLVHGGPGRAGGGEEMGGMRGIKHYLQRTAIQGSPTTITEITGIYQQNAKYKEAEQHPFQYHWEDIQPGMSLKTHKRTFTDTDIINFANLTWDHFYAHTDITSLDGSIFEKRTAHGYFIISAAAGLFVYPNKGPVAANYGLEECRFLRPLYHNDTVYVRLTCKQKIDRDVASAEHPSGIVKWFVEVFDAEDELVAIATILTMVQKKQETFIEMTDAKIEECLSKLKEDAKPKWGIMTPQHMIEHLEYTYKIAAGDIQDFEVATPEKILEKVKNSLYNYDKFPQNSRFPLLEKDTLDQLRYDDLVTAIEKFKTQRQAYLTFFKEHPDAILNNMVFGELKRYEWYLLERKHLNHHFEQFGLL, from the coding sequence ATGGAAAAAATACAACATTACGTTCAAGGTCAATGGGTCAGTGGAAAAGAAGAAGGGACTCCAATTCTCGATGCCATAACTGGTGAAGCCTTTACAAGTATCGCTATTGAAGGCCTAGATATCCCTGAAATTTTGAATTACGGAAGAACTCAAGGTGGTGAGAAACTTCGTAAAATGACCTTTCAAGAGCGTGGAAACATGCTAAAGACTTTAGCCTTGTATTTGACGAAAAGAAAGGATGCTTTTTATGAGTTAAGTTATAGAACAGGGGCAACGAAAGTTGATAGCTGGATAGACATTGAAGGTGGTTTTGGTAATTTATTCGCCAATGCGTCTTTAAGAAAGTTGTTTCCTAATCAGCCATTTCATGTTGAAGGCGATCCTATCGACTTATCGCGTGGTGGTCGATTTATGGCTCATCATATTATGGTGCCTAAAAAAGGGGTAGCTGTACATATTAACGCTTTCAATTTTCCAGTATGGGGAATGTTAGAAAAGTGTGCAGTGAATTGGATGGCAGGTGTGCCCGCAGTGGTATTACCAGCGCCATCATCTTCATACTTGGCAGAAGCGGTAGCGAGAACAATTATTGATTCTGGGATTTTACCAGAAGGTGCACTACAGATTATTAACGGCACCGTAAAATCAATTCTAGATACTGTAGAGTCTCAAGATGTAGTAACCTTTACAGGTTCAGCTGCAACTGGGCGATTATTAAAAGCGCATCCTAGATTAATTCAAGAGTCTGTGCCATTTACTATGGAAGCCGATTCATTGAATGCTTCGATATTAGGTGAAGATGCTATTCCAGGAACACCAGAATTTGATTTATTTATTAAAGAAGTGCGTAAAGAAATGACCGTTAAAGCGGGACAAAAATGTACGGCGATTAGACGAATAATTGTTCCTGAGAATTTAGTTGAGGATGTTCAAATTTCCCTTGGGAAAGCGTTGGATAAAGTCACTATAGGTGATCCAAGATTAAAAGAAGTGAGAATGGGGTCACTGGTAAGTCATCAGCAAGTGCAAGCGGTAAGAGATTCAGTAAATGATTTAGCAAAAGAAGCACAAATTGTTTATGGTGATTTAGATACAATTGAAACCATTGGAGCAGACGCGAAAAAAGGTGCTTTCATTAGTCCAATATTATTACGTACTGATCATCCGTTCCAAAATACTGTAATTCACGAGCGTGAAGCTTTTGGTCCAGTAAGTACCATAATGCCATATAAAAATCTAGATGAAGCGATTACTCTAGCTCAAATGGGTAAAGGCTCGTTAGTGTCTTCAATAGCTACTAATGACGATAAAATAGCCAAAGATTATGTGATAAATGCGGCAAGTCATCACGGCAGAATATTAGTGCTCAACAGAGAAAGTGCAAAAGAAAGTACAGGTCATGGTTCACCCTTACCTTATTTAGTGCATGGAGGTCCAGGACGTGCTGGAGGTGGAGAAGAAATGGGAGGTATGCGTGGTATTAAACATTACTTGCAACGCACCGCCATTCAAGGTTCTCCAACAACGATTACTGAAATTACAGGTATTTACCAACAAAATGCTAAATACAAGGAAGCAGAACAACATCCATTTCAATACCATTGGGAAGATATCCAACCAGGAATGTCTCTCAAAACTCACAAGCGTACCTTTACAGATACTGATATTATCAACTTTGCGAATTTGACTTGGGATCATTTTTACGCACATACAGATATCACCTCTTTAGACGGCAGTATTTTTGAAAAAAGAACTGCGCATGGCTATTTTATTATCTCAGCGGCAGCAGGATTGTTTGTATATCCAAATAAAGGACCAGTAGCAGCAAACTACGGATTAGAAGAATGTAGATTCTTACGACCATTGTATCATAATGATACGGTGTATGTAAGATTAACATGTAAACAAAAAATAGATCGTGATGTGGCATCTGCCGAACATCCGAGCGGTATTGTAAAATGGTTCGTTGAAGTATTTGATGCCGAAGATGAGTTAGTAGCAATTGCTACTATTTTAACCATGGTGCAAAAAAAGCAAGAGACGTTTATTGAAATGACCGATGCGAAAATTGAAGAATGTTTGTCAAAATTGAAAGAGGATGCGAAGCCTAAATGGGGAATCATGACCCCTCAACATATGATTGAACATCTAGAATACACGTATAAAATTGCTGCTGGGGATATTCAAGATTTTGAAGTGGCTACACCAGAAAAAATATTAGAAAAAGTTAAAAATAGTTTATATAACTACGACAAGTTTCCACAGAATTCAAGATTTCCATTGTTGGAAAAAGACACATTAGATCAGTTAAGATATGACGACTTAGTAACAGCAATAGAAAAATTTAAGACGCAAAGACAAGCCTATCTCACATTTTTCAAAGAACATCCAGATGCTATTTTAAATAATATGGTGTTTGGTGAATTAAAAAGATACGAGTGGTATTTATTAGAACGGAAACATTTAAATCATCACTTTGAACAATTTGGATTATTATAA